In Oncorhynchus nerka isolate Pitt River linkage group LG26, Oner_Uvic_2.0, whole genome shotgun sequence, one DNA window encodes the following:
- the LOC135564786 gene encoding LOW QUALITY PROTEIN: toll-like receptor 13 (The sequence of the model RefSeq protein was modified relative to this genomic sequence to represent the inferred CDS: inserted 1 base in 1 codon), translated as MRSMFSHPAILFLWIQSSSGWMHPKCQIYDSSEDFGHFPTWICSHIPHHAERYTAACQDVTAIEEDLLGLPPNINTLCIYMTHGENRSMSLGFFSKFQDLEYLYIKGCFTQILPSGNSHLPNLQHMYLGKWGMDSDCCDCHIGPHTFRDLVKLSHLTLWSYRLSAMSPEVFHGIPQLQSLIIREPCLEDLSEIACRIMNIKSLVSLYVDATNIQSLNISNCSVLNTNESMTPLFNKLARVDLSFGEITHIEEGSLAWLQNLTXVKRVFSQEVLLDLPLSGIKQIQVFSCYGINVIDIESICNVVFLLSIKKIFVNNANTSSLSMSSVELCTGLEYMYLSVPLSFHPTTHLEWNFISSLKNLNQFKIDGLEDNRLDICSFQKQPITWLTNLTLGLKNQMLFAKQFICLVKLLYLDIQQNLISNIEDFAFLGLTNLESLDITSNKITQINANTFYGLHSLTWLDLRNNPLIHNIEAMSFTHLMSLRQVFLGQVNNPLTEPVIKLNLTLIFGGILSQLTHLYISSAMRPMQLTIGSNITSKQNLSLQLKGQTVSFQDCDRPFFQSVTHLHADAEEFLCGSEFMGKYFTSVETFDYRSKLSAKRVDLSSINQLIHLRKLTLREVDLLIQRSADIIFHNLTKLEVLEMYHCRIYSLEGSLTKDLKSLKILYFHIENIYNVFYSFTEPLSSLKYLILPQIQIFCSCDNAWLITWAKGYRQVEVIMLGPYAKTGMYALEDLICLSDNGIDTPNFVKYTEANCTTEVGFVLFVATGLGVLFFMLVVLVHNLAGPYLLPLYHITLGWLLEAMRSNTRGRYHYDAFVSYSGKDEHWVVEELLPNLEQRGPPFLRLCLHSRDFQLGKDIVENITDSLYRSRHTLCLVSRHYLRSNWCSLEMKLATYRLQVEQRDILLLVFLEKIPPRRLSAHHRLARLLKTRTYLDWPQDPHQHQAFWDRLWAKLKPQTEHEIRG; from the exons ATGAGATCTATGTTTTCCCACCCTGCCATCCTGTTCCTGTGGATTCAGAGTTCTAGTGGATGGATGCATCCTAAATGCCAGATTTATGACAGTAGTGAAGACTTTGGACACTTTCCCACCTGGATCTGCAGCCACATACCTCATCATGCAGAACGTTACACTGCTGCCTGTCAAGATGTCACAGCCATCGAGGAGGATCTACTTGGACTTCCCCCTAATATCAATACCCTCTGCATATATATGACACATGGTGAAAATAGATCCATGTCTCTGGGCTTTTTCTCTAAGTTTCAGGATCTGGAGTACCTGTACATTAAGGGCTGTTTTACTCAAATCCTTCCATCTGGGAACAGTCACCTTCCAAATCTGCAACATATGTACTTAGGTAAATGGGGAATGGACTCAGATTGCTGTGATTGTCATATTGGGCCCCATACATTCAGAGATCTCGTCAAGCTGAGTCATTTGACTCTTTGGAGTTATAGACTATCAGCAATGTCCCCGGAAGTTTTCCATGGCATTCCTCAGTTACAAAGTCTCATCATTAGGGAACCCTGTTTAGAAGATTTGTCAGAGATAGCATGTAGAATTATGAATATTAAGTCACTTGTTAGCTTATATGTAGACGCAACAAACATACAATCGTTAAACATTTCGAACTGCTCCGTCTTAAACACCAACGAAAGCATGACACCTCTTTTTAACAAGCTAGCAAGGGTTGACTTATCATTtggtgaaataacacatatagaggAAGGTTCACTGGCTTGGCTCCAGAACCTCA AGGTTAAGAGGGTTTTCAGCCAGGAAGTCCTACTGGACCTTCCCCTGTCTGGGATAAAACAAATCCAGGTCTTCAGTTGCTATGGGATCAATGTCATTGATATTGAAAGTATctgtaatgtagtgtttttgcttTCAATCAAGAAAATATTTGTAAACAATGCCAATACAAGCAGCCTCTCCATGTCCAGTGTTGAATTGTGCACTGGGCTAGAATATATGTATTTAAGTGTACCTTTGTCTTTCCATCCTACTACCCATTTGGAATGGAATTTTATTTCCAGTCTCAAAAACCTTAATCAATTTAAAATAGACGGCCTGGAAGATAACAGACTTGATATTTGCTCCTTCCAAAAACAACCAATAACATGGTTAACAAATCTCACTTTAGGGTTGAAAAATCAAATGCTTTTTGCTAAACAATTTATCTGTCTTGTTAAGCTGCTGTATCTGGATATACAACAGAATTTAATTTCAAACATTGAAGACTTTGCTTTCCTGGGATTGACAAATCTGGAGTCCTTGGACATTACAAGTAATAAGATAACACAGATAAATGCAAACACATTTTATGGTTTACATAGTTTGACATGGTTAGACCTCAGGAACAATCCACTTATTCACAACATTGAGGCGATGTCTTTCACACACCTCATGTCTCTTAGACAAGTGTTTCTCGGGCAAGTGAACAATCCACTAACAGAACCTGTGATCAAGCTGAATCTGACACTTATATTTGGAGGAATTCTGAGTCAACTGACTCATCTGTACATTAGTTCAGCTATGAGGCCAATGCAGTTGACTATCGGCAGTAACATCACATCTAAACAGAACCTGAGTCTCCAGCTCAAAGGCCAGACGGTGTCATTTCAAGACTGTGACAGACCTTTCTTTCAGTCTGTAACCCATCTTCATGCTGATGCTGAAGAATTCCTTTGTGGATCTGAATTCATGGGGAAGTACTTCACGTCTGTGGAGACATTTGACTACAGATCGAAGCTTTCAGCTAAAAGGGTTGATTTATCATCAATTAATCAGCTGATTCACCTGAGGAAACTGACTCTACGAGAGGTGGATCTTTTAATACAGCGTTCTGCCGACATCATTTTTCACAACTTGACCAAACTGGAGGTTCTGGAAATGTACCACTGCAGGATTTATTCTTTAGAGGGGAGTTTAACTAAAGACTTGAAATCTttgaaaatattgtattttcatatAGAGAACATTTATAATGTATTCTACAGCTTTACTGAACCTCTCTCTAGCCTTAAGTATTTGATACTTCCTCAGATCCAGATTTTTTGCAGTTGTGACAATGCTTGGCTCATTACATGGGCAAAGGGGTACAGGCAGGTTGAAGTGATCATGCTTGGTCCGTATGCTAAAACCGGTATGTATGCTTTGGAGGACTTGATATGCTTGTCGGACAATGGAATAGACACACCTAATTTTGTCAAGTACACAGAAGCCAACTGCACAACAGAGGTTGGCTTTGTGCTCTTTGTTGCGACTGGCCTGGGAGTCTTGTTCTTCATGCTGGTGGTGTTGGTCCATAACCTGGCCGGCccctacctcctccccctctaccacATCACCCTTGGCTGGCTGTTAGAAGCCATGCGATCCAACACCAGGGGGCGCTATCACTACGATGCGTTTGTCTCCTATAGCGGGAAGGACGAGCACTGGGTGGTGGAGGAGCTGCTACCTAATCTGGAGCAGAGGGGTCCTCCTTTCCTGCGCCTCTGTCTGCACAGCAGGGACTTCCAGCTGGGGAAGGACATTGTGGAGAACATCACAGACAGCCTCTACCGGAGCCGCCACACCCTCTGCCTAGTCAGCCGCCACTACCTGCGCAGTAACTGGTGCTCTCTGGAGATGAAGCTGGCCACCTACAGGCTGCAGGTGGAGCAAAGGGACATCCTCCTCCTGGTCTTCCTGGAGAAGATCCCCCCTCGCCGGCTGTCTGCCCACCACAGGCTGGCTCGCCTGCTGAAAACCAGGACTTATCTGGACTGGCCCCAGGACCCCCATCAGCACCAGGCATTCTGGGACAGACTGTGGGCTAAACTGAAACCTCAGACTGAGCATGAGATCAGAGGTTGA